One genomic segment of Ricinus communis isolate WT05 ecotype wild-type chromosome 5, ASM1957865v1, whole genome shotgun sequence includes these proteins:
- the LOC8287392 gene encoding short-chain dehydrogenase TIC 32, chloroplastic translates to MSKFGWKGPSGFSASSTAEEVTQGIDGSSLTAIITGASSGIGAETARVLALRGVHVIMAVRNVKAGTTVKEEILENIPTAKIDVMELDLSVISSVRNFASEYISLGLPLNILINNAGISTSKQMLSKDNIEINFAINHLGHFLLTNLLLETMKNTAGGSNIQGRIIIVSSLGHLFARDIPFDELNKISSHNSSMGYPRSKLANVLHANELAKRFKEEGVDITANSLHPGLIFTNILRHNAFHRVIFGLANKFLLKNVQQGAATSCYVALNPQVKGVNGQYFVDCNIGKPNSLVEDEELAKKLWDYSLSLINKN, encoded by the exons ATGAGCAAATTTGGGTGGAAGGGTCCATCTGGGTTCTCAGCCTCTTCCACTGCTGAAGAAGTCACCCAAGGAATTGATGGATCTTCTCTCACTGCCATTATTACAG GGGCATCAAGTGGAATTGGAGCAGAGACAGCAAGAGTTCTTGCACTGAGAGGCGTCCATGTAATTATGGCAGTTAGGAATGTAAAAGCCGGTACAACCGTAAAAGAGGAAATACTTGAAAATATCCCAACTGCTAAAATTGATGTCATGGAATTAGACCTGAGTGTAATATCATCAGTCAGAAATTTTGCATCAGAATATATTTCCTTGGGACTTCCCCTGAATATTCTCAT TAACAATGCAGGCATTTCGACCTCGAAACAAATGCTGTCCAAGgataatatagaaattaattttgcAATTAATCATCTAG GTCATTTCCTTTTGACAAATCTGTTACTGGAGACGATGAAAAACACAGCAGGGGGAAGTAACATACAAGGAAGGATCATCATAGTATCATCATTAGGTCACCTTTTTGCTAGAGATATTCCATTTGATGAACTCAATAAGATATCAAG CCATAACAGTAGCATGGGTTATCCAAGATCAAAGTTGGCCAATGTATTGCATGCTAATGAACTTGCAAAACGCTTCAAG GAAGAAGGGGTTGACATAACTGCTAATTCTCTCCATCCTGGacttatttttactaatattttgcGCCACAATGCTTTTCATAGAg TCATTTTTGGCTTGGCTAATAAATTTCTACTAAAAAATGTCCAGCAG GGAGCAGCGACTTCATGTTATGTAGCTCTGAATCCACAAGTAAAGGGTGTGAACGGCCAATACTTTGTGGACTGTAACATAGGAAAACCAAACTCtcttgttgaagatgaagaattgGCTAAGAAATTGTGGGATTACAGCTTGAGCTTAATCAACAagaattaa
- the LOC8287391 gene encoding short-chain dehydrogenase TIC 32, chloroplastic: MWIFGWKGPSGFSANSTAEQVTQGIDGTGLTAIVTGASSGIGVETARVLALRDVHVVMAVRNVDAGRNVKESILKEIPTAKIDVMQFDLSSMASVRKFASEYISSGLPLNLLINNAGVMATPFMLSQDNIERQFATNHVGHFLLTDLLLETMKNTARESSREGRIVNVSSAGHRFTYREGIRFDKLNDEAGYNSILAYGQSKLANILHAGELARRLKEDGVDISVNSLHPGAIDTNLLRYHSVINGIVSLVAKYVIKNVQQGAATTCYVALHPQVKGVTGEYFSDSNIATPTSQAKDADLAKRLWDFSVRLTNPK; the protein is encoded by the exons ATGTGGATTTTTGGGTGGAAAGGGCCATCCGGGTTCTCAGCTAATTCAACAGCTGAGCAAGTTACACAAGGGATAGATGGAACTGGCCTCACTGCTATTGTCACAG GAGCATCAAGTGGTATTGGTGTGGAGACAGCACGTGTTCTTGCTCTGCGTGATGTTCATGTGGTTATGGCAGTAAGGAATGTAGATGCTGGTAGGAACGTTAAAGAATCAATACTTAAGGAAATCCCCACTGCGAAGATTGATGTTATGCAGTTCGATCTTAGCTCAATGGCATCAGTTAGGAAATTTGCATCCGAATACATTTCCTCTGGTCTTCCACTGAATCTCCTTAT TAATAATGCAGGCGTCATGGCAACTCCTTTCATGCTTTCCCAGGACAACATAGAAAGGCAGTTTGCCACGAATCATGTTG GCCATTTTCTTCTAACGGACCTTTTGTTGGAGACCATGAAAAACACAGCACGTGAAAGCAGTCGGGAAGGGAGAATTGTTAATGTATCTTCAGCTGGTCACCGCTTTACATACCGTGAAGGGATTCGTTTCGATAAATTAAATGATGAAGCAGG ATACAACAGCATATTGGCTTATGGACAATCAAAGCTGGCTAACATTTTGCACGCTGGTGAGCTTGCTAGACGCCTTAAG GAAGATGGAGTGGATATAAGTGTTAATTCTCTTCATCCTGGAGCAATTGATACTAATCTACTTCGTTATCACAGTGTTATCAATG GCATTGTATCTCTGGTTGCTAAATATGTCATAAAAAATGTCCAACAG GGTGCAGCAACGACATGCTATGTAGCATTGCATCCACAAGTCAAGGGGGTTACAGGCGAATACTTTTCAGACAGTAACATAGCCACACCAACTTCTCAGGCTAAAGATGCAGATTTGGCCAAAAGACTATGGGATTTCAGTGTGAGACTGACCAATCCCAAGTAG
- the LOC8287394 gene encoding mitogen-activated protein kinase kinase kinase YODA: protein MPSWWGKTSSKEDKKKAKEGIIDALQRKFKIALEDKSSSKSGGSWRRSSDTVSERGSRSRVPSRSPSPSTQVSRCQSFAERPHAQPLPLPGGRHSGIGRSNSGITASIRPVLDGGSKPLDLPLPRPGCVHNKLDHTYAEGDSVSSVSSMDSEYPSDSRVLSPLMSDYENGNRTATNSPSSAKQKEQSPIVCRKNSKETLKPADFSLNNQIPSVSPRRVPLGSHVQNLQIPHRGAFFSAPDSSLSSPSRSPIRAFGPEQVLNCGLWAGLGSGHCSSPGSGHNSGHNSIGGDMSGQLFRPNSHCSPECSPIPSPRMTSPGPSSRIHSGAVTPLHPRAGGSAIESPTSRPEDGKQQSHRLPLPPITISNTCPFSPAYSTATSPSVPRSPNRAENPTSPGSRWKKGRLLGRGTFGHVYLGFNRESGEMCAMKEVTLFSDDPKSKECAQQLGQEIALLSRLQHPNIVQYYGSETVDDKLYIYLEYVSGGSIYKLLQEYGQFGEIAIRSYTQQILSGLAYLHAKNTVHRDIKGANILVDPTGRVKLADFGMAKHITGQSCPLSFKGSPYWMAPEVIRKPNGCNLAVDIWSLGCTVLEMATTKPPWSQHEGVAALFKIGNSKELPTIPDHLSEKGKDFVRQCLQRDPSHRPTAAQLLEHPFVKNVAPLEKPIPTAELSEPPSAVTNSGRSMGIGSARNIAGFDSEGVAIHQSRGSKSGAGSSEVHTPKNASCSVSPVGSPLIHSRSPQHMSGRLSPSPISSPHTVSGSSTPLTGGSGAVPFHHSMQPTTYLQESMGMIQRSQNILYSNSNYQEPNPNLFRGISQASHVFRELIASENVFENQFGRSGHEDLYSGQPVLADRVSQQLLRDHVKLKPSLDLNPSLSMLGRTNGI from the exons ATGCCTTCATGGTGGGGAAAGACCTCATCCAAAGAAGACAAGAAGAAAGCAAAGGAAGGTATCATAGATGCATTGCAGCGGAAATTCAAGATTGCTTTGGAAGATAAGAGCAGCAGTAAATCAGGAGGATCTTGGAGACGTTCTAGTGATACTGTTTCTGAGAGGGGATCTAGATCACGAGTGCCTTCAAGATCGCCATCACCTTCAACACAAGTATCACGCTGCCAAAGTTTTGCAGAAAGGCCTCATGCTCAACCACTTCCACTTCCCGGGGGGCGCCATAGTGGCATTGGGCGGAGTAATTCAGGAATTACAGCTTCAATAAGACCAGTATTAGACGGAGGCTCCAAGCCTTTGGATTTGCCCCTTCCAAGACCTGGATGTGTCCATAATAAATTAGACCATACTTATGCTGAGGGAGATTCTGTTTCTAGTGTTAGCTCTATGGATAGTGAATACCCATCTGATTCACGTGTTCTTAGCCCCCTTATGTCTGATTATGAAAATGGGAACAGAACTGCTACAAACAGCCCTTCTAG CGCAAAGCAGAAAGAGCAATCCCCGATTGTCTGTCGAAAGAACTCCAAAGAGACACTGAAGCCTGCTGATTTTTCACTCAATAATCAGATTCCTTCAGTATCACCTAGACGGGTACCTTTAGGCAGCCATGTACAAAATCTACAGATTCCTCATCGAGGTGCATTCTTCAGTGCTCCGGACAGCTCATTGTCAAGTCCTTCTAGAAGCCCGATCAGAGCATTTGGCCCTGAGCAAGTTCTTAATTGTGGTTTATGGGCAGGACTAGGCTCTGGCCACTGCTCAAGTCCAGGTTCTGGTCATAATTCTGGGCATAACTCAATAGGTGGAGATATGTCAGGACAGCTATTTCGGCCAAATAGTCATTGTAGCCCTGAGTGTTCTCCAATACCTAGCCCTAGAATGACAAGCCCTGGTCCCAGCTCCAGAATACACAGTGGTGCTGTAACTCCTTTGCATCCACGAGCTGGAGGTTCTGCCATAGAGTCACCTACTAGCCGACCTGAGGATGGGAAGCAACAAAGCCATCGGTTGCCCCTTCCACCAATAACAATCTCTAATACTTGTCCCTTTTCACCTGCATATTCAACTGCAACGTCTCCTTCAGTGCCCCGAAGTCCTAATAGGGCAGAAAATCCTACGAGTCCTGGTTCTCGATGGAAGAAGGGTCGTTTGCTAGGGAGAGGCACATTTGGACATGTTTATCTGGGGTTTAACAG GGAAAGCGGTGAGATGTGTGCCATGAAAGAGGTAACTCTATTTTCAGATGATCCGAAATCAAAGGAATGTGCACAGCAATTGGGACAA GAAATAGCACTCCTAAGTCGATTGCAACATCCAAATATAGTGCAGTATTATGGGTCTGAAACG GTGGATgataaattatacatatacTTGGAATATGTTTCTGGTGGTTCAATATATAAACTTCTCCAGGAATATGGTCAGTTTGGTGAAATAGCCATTCGTAGTTACACTCAACAGATCTTGTCTGGGCTTGCTTATTTACATGCTAAAAACACTGTGCACAg AGACATTAAAGGAGCAAATATACTTGTAGACCCCACTGGCCGTGTCAAACTGGCAGATTTTGGGATGGCAAAGCAT ATTACTGGGCAGTCTTGTCCGTTGTCATTCAAGGGTAGCCCATACTGGATGGCACCTGAG GTGATAAGGAAGCCTAATGGTTGTAATCTTGCTGTTGATATATGGAGCCTTGGCTGTACAGTTTTGGAGATGGCAACAACAAAACCACCGTGGAGCCAGCATGAAGGG GTTGCTGCTCTGTTTAAGATTGGAAATAGCAAGGAGCTTCCTACAATTCCTGATCATTTATCAGAAAAAGGGAAGGACTTTGTTAGGCAATGCTTGCAACGGGACCCGTCACATCGCCCTACAGCTGCTCAACTTTTGGAGCACCCTTTCGTAAAAAATGTTGCTCCATTGGAGAAACCAATTCCAACTGCTGAGCTCTCAGAACCACCATCTGCAGTTACAAATTCGGGAAGATCAATG GGGATTGGAAGTGCAAGAAACATTGCAGGTTTTGACTCTGAAGGGGTTGCTATCCATCAATCCAGAGGCTCAAAGAGTGGTGCAGGATCCAG TGAAGTCCATACACCGAAGAATGCGTCATGTTCAGTTTCTCCTGTTGGGAGCCCTCTAATACATTCAAGGTCACCGCAACATATGAGTGGAAGATTGTCTCCATCTCCTATATCTAGCCCTCATACTGTATCTGGTTCTTCCACACCTCTTACTGGTGGTAGTGGTGCAGTCCCATTTCATCACTCCATGCAGCCAACAACTTACTTGCAGGAAAGCATGGGAATGATCCAGAGATCCCAAAATATCTTGTACAGCAATAGCAATTATCAGGAGCCCAACCCCAATCTATTTAGAGGGATCTCACAAGCCTCTCATGTTTTCCGGGAATTGATTGCATCAGAGAATGTTTTTGAAAACCAGTTCGGAAGATCTGGTCATGAGGATCTCTATAGTGGGCAGCCTGTCCTGGCTGATCGTGTGTCTCAGCAGCTCCTAAGAGATCATGTGAAGTTGAAGCCATCCTTGGACCTGAACCCAAGCTTGTCAATGCTTGGTCGAACCAATGGAATCTAG
- the LOC8287395 gene encoding cytochrome P450 86A22, which produces MLPMDVSMAPMILLAIVAYFLWWKFISRPLTGPRLWPLVGSLPGLIENANRMHDWIAHNLQSSGGTYQTCICAIPFLAQKQGLVTVTCDPKNLEHILKARFDNYPKGPTWQSVFHDLLGEGIFNSDGDTWLFQRKTAALEFTTRTLRQAMARWVNQAIKHRFCPILRCAQLQAQPVDLQDLLLRLTFDNICGLTFGKDPQTLSPDLPENGFAVSFDRATEATLQRFILPEVVWKLKKWFRLGMEVRLSQSLEHIDAYLSGIINTRKLELLNQKNGVGTGKPHDDLLSRFIKKKESYSDKFLQHVALNFILAGRDTSSVALSWFFWLVSQNPKVEEKILIEICIVLMETRGNDICKWLEEPLVFEEVDRLIYLKAALSETLRLYPSVPQDSKHVVSDDVLPNGTHVPAGSSITYSIYSVGRMKFIWGDDCLEFKPERWLSLDGKKMEVQDSYKFIAFNAGPRICLGKDLAYLQMKSISAAVLLRHRLSVAAGHRVEQKMSLTLFMKYGLKVNVHPRDLKPLVEVINKKGNIINGNREGIEWVAAGA; this is translated from the coding sequence ATGCTCCCCATGGATGTTTCAATGGCTCCGATGATCTTGTTAGCTATAGTAGCTTATTTCCTCTGGTGGAAATTCATCTCACGGCCACTCACTGGTCCACGTTTATGGCCCTTAGTGGGTAGTCTTCCTGGTCTAATCGAGAATGCCAATCGTATGCATGATTGGATTGCACACAATCTCCAATCCTCTGGTGGCACGTATCAGACTTGTATATGCGCAATTCCTTTTCTAGCGCAGAAGCAAGGTCTCGTGACAGTCACGTGCGACCCCAAGAATCTAGAGCACATCTTGAAGGCCAGGTTCGATAATTACCCCAAGGGTCCTACTTGGCAATCTGTCTTTCACGATTTGCTTGGTGAGGGCATCTTCAACTCTGATGGCGACACCTGGCTGTTCCAGCGCAAGACCGCCGCACTTGAATTCACCACTCGGACTCTTCGCCAAGCCATGGCTAGGTGGGTTAACCAAGCAATTAAGCATCGGTTTTGCCCGATACTCAGGTGCGCTCAGCTACAGGCTCAGCCAGTTGATCTTCAAGACTTGCTTCTTCGGCTCACTTTTGATAACATTTGCGGCTTGACCTTCGGTAAGGATCCACAAACATTGTCCCCGGACCTTCCGGAGAACGGCTTCGCGGTGTCGTTTGATCGTGCCACTGAAGCCACTTTGCAACGCTTCATTTTGCCAGAAGTAGTATGGAAGTTGAAGAAATGGTTTCGGCTTGGAATGGAAGTCAGGTTAAGCCAGAGCCTTGAGCACATTGATGCGTACCTGTCGGGCATCATTAATACACGTAAGCTTGAGTTGTTGAATCAGAAAAATGGAGTTGGCACTGGAAAGCCCCACGATGACCTGTTATCTAGAtttatcaagaaaaaagaatccTACTCGGATAAGTTCCTTCAACACGTGGCACTAAACTTCATCCTGGCTGGACGTGACACGTCATCGGTCGCATTGAGTTGGTTTTTCTGGTTGGTGAGTCAGAATCCGAAAGTAGAAGAGAAAATTCTGATTGAAATTTGTATAGTTTTGATGGAAACACGAGGCAACGACATCTGCAAATGGTTGGAAGAACCGTTAGTTTTTGAAGAAGTTGATCGACTGATATACCTTAAGGCAGCATTATCAGAAACCTTAAGGCTATACCCGTCAGTTCCACAAGACTCCAAGCACGTTGTCTCCGATGACGTTTTGCCGAATGGAACCCATGTCCCCGCAGGATCATCAAtcacatattcaatatattCAGTCGGCCGCATGAAATTTATATGGGGAGATGATTGCCTAGAATTTAAACCAGAAAGATGGTTATCCTTAGATGGCAAGAAAATGGAGGTACAAgattcatataaatttatcgCCTTCAATGCAGGTCCAAGAATTTGCTTAGGTAAAGACTTAGCTTATTTACAAATGAAGTCTATTTCGGCAGCGGTGTTACTCCGCCACCGGCTTTCAGTGGCGGCAGGCCACCGTGTGGAGCAGAAAATGTCATTGACATTGTTTATGAAGTATGGATTGAAGGTTAACGTGCACCCAAGGGACTTGAAGCCTCTAGTGGAGGTCATAAACAAGAAAGGCAATATTATTAATGGCAACCGTGAAGGGATTGAATGGGTAGCTGCTGGTGCTTAA